GCCATCTGCGAGAGTCACCGCTACGACACAGCCAACAGCCACCCCATCTGCGAGAGTCACCGCTACGACAGTGCCAACAGCAACGCCATCTGCGAGAGTCACTGCTGCGGCAGTGCCAACAGTGACGCCATCTGTGACAGTTGCCCCTTCCCCTCTACCCGCACCAGCGCTAGCTTCTCCCATTCCCACAGCCACATTAACCAATCCAGCGCCTCAGCGAACTTCCAGGCAGGAGACTAGGCAAGCTTCTGCATCAACACCCGCGATCGAACATACTTTGACGGGTTTGTTGGTCTTGGGTGAGAAATCTGCCGCGATTTTTGAAATTAATGGTGCTTCCCGTCGAGTTCATATCGGCGAAAGTATCGGTTCTAACGGTTGGACTTTGGTGGAAGTCAAAAACAATGAAGCTGTCATCCGTCGTAATGGTGAAGTTCGATCGGTTTTTGTCGGACAGCAATTCTGAGGAAAATTCAAAATTTGATTTCTAATTTTGAGTTGATAGCATAGATGGAAATAACCCCTACCTAGTGAGTTCTTTTTGTGGGCGTATTTGAAGATTTCAGCCGATTTTTGGAAAGTCGCTTGGAAGAATTCCTGCGGAACAATCCCCATTTGGAATTACAAGCGCTGGAGGAACAGCTGCGGGAACAAGAGGAGGATGCGCTGCGCCTAATTGCCGACCTGCAAACTCAAGAAAAGAAGTTGCAGGATGAGATTCTTGCCACCGCACAAGAAATTCAGCGATGGCACGCCCGCATTGAAAAGGCGAAGGCTGCGAACAGATGGGATTTAGTTCAGCCCGCACAAGAACGGGAAGCCGCTTTGCTGCGCCAAGGCAATCAGCATTGGGGACATATGCAAGGTCTCAAAGAGCGGATTAAACAGGCTCAGGAATTGCTGCGTCGTATCCAGCAGCGACGACAGGAAGTTCGTGTTAAAGCGGCACAAGCACAGGCAAACCGTACTAGCCCCAAAGCTGAGCAAAAATCCCAAACTGTCGGTTGGGATAGCGGTTCCCATCAAAAATCTTTTAGCGGTGCAGATCCATTGGACGAACAATTTAAGCGCTGGGAAGCACAGGATGAGTTGGAGCAAATGAAGCGAAATATGGGACGTTAAGTTGATATGGGTGCGGGAGTTCTCGCACTTTTGGCGAATTCCTATTTTCTAACTGTAATTTTTTGGATCTTTTATGGTAGTTTCTGCTGTAGGGAAAGCCAAGAATGGATTTCTGGATTCAAAATTAACTTGTCAGTATCCGCTAACACTGAGATAACGCGCAAGCGATTCTTGATTTGTCTTAACTCTCGAATTTCCTCAATCTGACATTTTTTCCAATTAGCTGCCTTTGTCGCAGCTTCCGAGTCAGACATTCTGAGGCTATCGTTAAACCAACGCAGAATTTGGTCGAGATCGAGAACTGGATGACTGGGAATCGCTCCGTATTTTGCGATCGTAGCAGCTCGCAACATCATCGACGAATTCATAAAAGAATCCCTAGCATCAGCATTTGCTGATTCTGCAAGTTGCTCGTATACTTTGATTGCTACTTCTGCCCATTTGATGCTAGGTTTATTTGGATAGTGGCGATCGCCCTCAATAGCATTAAAACTTGCTGCCTCAGCTAAACCCAACCAGTTAAATCCTTCTGGCGGTGAAGTATGTCCTGATTCTATGCTTTTTAGCCAAGCTAGCACCGAGTCGGCATCCTCTTGCAGTATTTGATTCAGTTCGATTGCAGATTTGGATTGGGTCATAAATTTTAGCTGCCTCCATAATATTTTACTACGGCATTCGTTGGATCGATCCCTTTTCGTCTAAAAGCTTCTCTTCCTATTTCTAGGCTATCTGGAGTTGGTATAAAATGACCGCTGTAATTAGTAATTTCCAGAAGATAATATTCACCATTGCTACCAACAATTTCCGCCTCACCTGCTGCCAAAACTGGCTGACCGCGAGTTAAGGCGGTGTGAGATATTTCTTGGCTACCAACAAATTTTGGTATTACTAATAGTTGGTTTTCTGTCGTCACCGCCCATTTAATGGTTCCTTCGTTAATTGTATCGTCAAATCCTGGTTCTGCTACCTTAAGAGGTTTGATACCTAAGCGATCGGCTAAGCTGAGTTCTGCATTTAAGCGATCGGGTAGCTGATTGGAGAAGGATGCTGTGGGAAACTTACTTGAAGACTCTGGTGACACTTGGCTTTGACTTTAATTTATGGATGGATAAGCTGGATATATTAATATAATTTTTGCTCCATTTTTTCCAACCAAT
This sequence is a window from Aerosakkonema funiforme FACHB-1375. Protein-coding genes within it:
- a CDS encoding TIGR04376 family protein, with the translated sequence MGVFEDFSRFLESRLEEFLRNNPHLELQALEEQLREQEEDALRLIADLQTQEKKLQDEILATAQEIQRWHARIEKAKAANRWDLVQPAQEREAALLRQGNQHWGHMQGLKERIKQAQELLRRIQQRRQEVRVKAAQAQANRTSPKAEQKSQTVGWDSGSHQKSFSGADPLDEQFKRWEAQDELEQMKRNMGR